A single region of the Triticum dicoccoides isolate Atlit2015 ecotype Zavitan chromosome 2B, WEW_v2.0, whole genome shotgun sequence genome encodes:
- the LOC119366261 gene encoding probable carboxylesterase Os04g0669500: MSRRVRFLFSLAAAIAAASLLAASLRRRAQPPRLPDQLVPGPMAARNRSFVLWLHGLGDSGPANEPIRTFFAAPEFRHTKWAFPSAPNSPVSCNNGAVMPSWFDIHELPLSPGSPQDESGVLKAVENVHAMIDREVAGGIHPDNIFVCGFSQGGALTLASVLLYPKTLGGGAVFSGWVPFGSSVIERISPEARKTPILWSHGIADQVVLFEAGQAGPPFLQSAGISCEFKAYPDLGHSIAKEELSSLEAWIKGRLKASQDKQS; the protein is encoded by the exons ATGAGTAGACGCGTCCGCTTCCTCTTCTCCCTCGCCGCAGCCATCGCCGCGGCCTCCCTCCTCGCCGCCTCGCTCCGCCGCCGCGCGCAGCCGCCCCGCCTCCCCGACCAGCTCGTCCCCGGCCCCATGGCGGCCCGCAACCGGAGCTTCGTGCTGTGGCTGCACGGCCTGGGCGACTCCGGCCCCGCCAACGAGCCCATCCGCACCTTCTTCGCCGCGCCGGAGTTCCGCCACACCAAGTGGGCCTTCCCCTCCGCCCCCAACTCCCCCGTCTCCTGCAACA ATGGCGCCGTGATGCCGTCATGGTTCGATATCCACGAGCTTCCCTTGAGCCCT GGTTCGCCGCAAGATGAGAGCGGTGTTCTTAAGGCCGTGGAGAATGTGCACGCCATGATCGACAGGGAGGTGGCCGGCGGCATCCATCCCGACAACATATTTGTGTGTGGGTTCAGTCAGGGAG GTGCTCTGACATTAGCAAGTGTTTTGCTTTATCCGAAGACGCTAGGTGGCGGTGCCGTGTTCAGTGGCTGGGTCCCTTTCGGTTCGTCGGTCATTGAGAGGATTTCACCCGAAGCAAGGAAG ACACCTATTCTGTGGTCGCATGGAATCGCTGATCAAGTGGTATTATTTGAAGCCGGTCAGGCCGGCCCACCATTTTTGCAAAGTGCAGGCATCAGTTGTGAATTTAAG GCATACCCAGATCTAGGCCACTCGATCGCGAAGGAAGAGCTATCCTCTCTTGAGGCGTGGATCAAGGGCCGTCTCAAAGCCTCGCAAGATAAGCAAAGTTAA
- the LOC119366264 gene encoding probable carboxylesterase Os04g0669600, translating into MLDKEVAAGTSPTNIFVCGLSQGGALAIASVLLYPKTLGGCAVFSGSVPLSKSFADRVTPEARKTPVLWFHGMADGVVLFEAGHAGCAFLQELGMACEFKTYPTLGHSLVDEELQYFRRWIFDRLGVSQGTEAARPSSSSSSNHEDLH; encoded by the exons GGACGAGTCCTACAAACATTTTCGTTTGTGGATTAAGCCAAGGAG GTGCTCTAGCCATAGCAAGTGTTCTGCTCTACCCCAAGACTTTAGGTGGGTGTGCTGTTTTCAGTGGTTCAGTTCCTCTCAGCAAATCATTTGCTGACAGGGTGACACCTGAAGCCAGGAAG ACGCCGGTTTTATGGTTCCATGGGATGGCAGACGGGGTGGTACTATTCGAAGCCGGGCACGCTGGGTGCGCATTTCTCCAAGAGCTTGGCATGGCCTGCGAATTCAAG ACTTATCCGACCCTTGGGCACTCGCTTGTGGATGAAGAGCTCCAGTATTTTCGACGATGGATATTCGATCGTCTAGGGGTCTCTCAAGGAACCGAAGCTGCAAGAccatcgtcatcatcgtcgtcgAACCACGAAGATCTACACTAG